A window of the Juglans microcarpa x Juglans regia isolate MS1-56 chromosome 5D, Jm3101_v1.0, whole genome shotgun sequence genome harbors these coding sequences:
- the LOC121266438 gene encoding GDSL esterase/lipase CPRD49-like, with protein MVGPMRPQFVLFGSSIVEFSCSNEGWGAVLADIYARKADILLRGYAGWTSRHALRILDQVFPLDAALQPSLVIVYFGGNDSMHPHPSGFGTHVPLPEYIENMRKIATHLKKLSEKTRIIFLSAPPVSKEKISEIYSDTLAELRTIESCRIYSEACLALCQEMDVKGIDLWTALQKKDGWETDCLTDGIHLSAEGSKIVVEEIMNVLREADWEPSLHWKSMPTEFEQVLSIPQLSPDFKTVVSIFKASYCRYSQWDRF; from the exons aTGGTTGGACCAATGAGACCGCAGTTTGTGCTGTTCGGTTCTTCCATTGTTGAATTCAGTTGCAGCAACGAAGGATGGGGTGCTGTTCTTGCCGACATATACGCTCGCAAG GCAGACATATTGCTGCGAGGATACGCTGGCTGGACTTCGAGGCATGCTCTACGGATTTTGGATCAAGTTTTTCCACTg GATGCCGCTCTACAACCTTCATTGGTTATAGTCTACTTTGGTGGTAACGATTCGATGCACCCTCACCCATCTGGCTTTGGCACTCATGTACCACTTCCtgaatatattgaaaatatgaGGAAGATAGCAACGCATCTGAAG aaactgtcagaGAAGACTCGCATTATCTTTCTCAGTGCTCCTCCTGTCAGTAAGGAAAAAATCAGCGAAATATATAG TGATACATTAGCAGAGCTGCGAACAATTGAGTCTTGCCGAATATATTCAGAAGCCTGTTTGGCGCTGTGCCAAGAGATGGATGTGAAAGGTATTGATCTTTGGACTGCACTTCAGAAAAAGGACGGTTGGGAAACTGATTGCCTTAC GGATGGAATACATTTATCAGCTGAGGGGAGCAAGATAGTTGTGGAAGAGATAATGAATGTCCTTAGAGAGGCCGACTGGGAACCAAGTCTACACTGGAAGTCAATGCCAACTGAATTTGAACAGGTTTTATCCATTCCTCAACTGAGTCCTGATTTCAAGACCGTGGTTAGTATCTTTAAGGCTAGCTATTGCAGATACAGTCAGTGGGATAGGTTCTAA